The following proteins are encoded in a genomic region of Gossypium hirsutum isolate 1008001.06 chromosome D05, Gossypium_hirsutum_v2.1, whole genome shotgun sequence:
- the LOC107904791 gene encoding protein LNK3 isoform X1, giving the protein MDWYLCNGMEDLVVPRNQELEDNIPSPESWSKWEFSPPANFNDECFGVDTNLSGDKPKFSGKLCHDVADVKDPSICSSVYGGFLNQGHIFQQQTDYQLHDFGRFEQLDDIFLGSLLEDPTWSEDLQKSFCFSPEYECETMATDHLLEDASFAKILVPPEQITANGLVSKGISLEESVLKELETVTAQLSDKTRICFRDAFYRLAKNSKQNPVALNQQGNLHVRTHSPKWTISEEKIRSGKKETTESETNTIDRTIANLTFDKMDMNVRDFPVCHTRQL; this is encoded by the exons ATGGATTGGTATCTCTGTAATGGTATGGAGGATCTTGTTGTCCCCAGAAATCAAGAATTAGAAGATAATATCCCTTCCCCAGAAAGTTGGTCAAAATGGGAATTCAGCCCTCCTGCAAATTTTAACGATGAATGCTTTGGCGTGGACACGAATTTAAGTGGTGATAAACCCAAGTTTAGCGGCAAATTATGCCATGATGTAGCTGATGTTAAGGATCCATCAATCTGTTCGAGTGTATATGGAGGTTTCTTGAATCAGGGTCACATTTTTCAACAGCAGACGGATTACCAGCTCCACGATTTCGGCAGATTCGAGCAGCTCGATGACATATTCTT GGGTTCCTTATTGGAAGATCCTACTTGGAGTGAAGATCTTCAAAAATCGTTTTGCTTTTCTCCTGAGTACGAGTGCGAGACGATGGCAACTGATCATCTTCTGGAAGAT GCATCTTTTGCCAAAATATTGGTTCCTCCTGAACAGATAACTGCAAACGGACTTGTCTCAAAAGGAATTTCACTTGAAGAATCGGTTTTGAAGGAGCTTGAAACGGTGACGGCTCAG CTGTCTGATAAGACTCGAATTTGCTTCCGAGATGCATTTTACCGTCTTGCCAAGAACTCGAAACAGAATCCTGTAGCATTAAACCAACAAGGAAACCTCCATGTTCGAACTCATTCTCCGAAGTGGACAATCTCAGAGGAGAAAATAAG GTCTGGGAAAAAGGAAACAACTGAATCAGAGACCAACACCATCGATCGAACTATCGCGAACCTCACCTTCGATAAGATGGATATGAACGTTCGAGACTTTCCGGTTTGCCACACCCGACAACTCTAA
- the LOC107904791 gene encoding protein LNK3 isoform X2 has product MDWYLCNGMEDLVVPRNQELEDNIPSPESWSKWEFSPPANFNDECFGVDTNLSGDKPKFSGKLCHDVADVKDPSICSSVYGGFLNQGHIFQQQTDYQLHDFGRFEQLDDIFLGSLLEDPTWSEDLQKSFCFSPEYECETMATDHLLEDITANGLVSKGISLEESVLKELETVTAQLSDKTRICFRDAFYRLAKNSKQNPVALNQQGNLHVRTHSPKWTISEEKIRSGKKETTESETNTIDRTIANLTFDKMDMNVRDFPVCHTRQL; this is encoded by the exons ATGGATTGGTATCTCTGTAATGGTATGGAGGATCTTGTTGTCCCCAGAAATCAAGAATTAGAAGATAATATCCCTTCCCCAGAAAGTTGGTCAAAATGGGAATTCAGCCCTCCTGCAAATTTTAACGATGAATGCTTTGGCGTGGACACGAATTTAAGTGGTGATAAACCCAAGTTTAGCGGCAAATTATGCCATGATGTAGCTGATGTTAAGGATCCATCAATCTGTTCGAGTGTATATGGAGGTTTCTTGAATCAGGGTCACATTTTTCAACAGCAGACGGATTACCAGCTCCACGATTTCGGCAGATTCGAGCAGCTCGATGACATATTCTT GGGTTCCTTATTGGAAGATCCTACTTGGAGTGAAGATCTTCAAAAATCGTTTTGCTTTTCTCCTGAGTACGAGTGCGAGACGATGGCAACTGATCATCTTCTGGAAGAT ATAACTGCAAACGGACTTGTCTCAAAAGGAATTTCACTTGAAGAATCGGTTTTGAAGGAGCTTGAAACGGTGACGGCTCAG CTGTCTGATAAGACTCGAATTTGCTTCCGAGATGCATTTTACCGTCTTGCCAAGAACTCGAAACAGAATCCTGTAGCATTAAACCAACAAGGAAACCTCCATGTTCGAACTCATTCTCCGAAGTGGACAATCTCAGAGGAGAAAATAAG GTCTGGGAAAAAGGAAACAACTGAATCAGAGACCAACACCATCGATCGAACTATCGCGAACCTCACCTTCGATAAGATGGATATGAACGTTCGAGACTTTCCGGTTTGCCACACCCGACAACTCTAA
- the LOC107904791 gene encoding protein LNK3 isoform X3: MTYSCTKLNSWNYLSCLWENHIVMNNSMLGHPMIIEGFGRGSLLEDPTWSEDLQKSFCFSPEYECETMATDHLLEDASFAKILVPPEQITANGLVSKGISLEESVLKELETVTAQLSDKTRICFRDAFYRLAKNSKQNPVALNQQGNLHVRTHSPKWTISEEKIRSGKKETTESETNTIDRTIANLTFDKMDMNVRDFPVCHTRQL; this comes from the exons ATGACATATTCTTGTACTAAGCTTAACTCCTGGAATTACCTTTCTTGCCTGTGGGAAAATCATATAGTTATGAATAACAGCATGCTCGGACATCCCATGATAATTGAAGGGTTTGGAAG GGGTTCCTTATTGGAAGATCCTACTTGGAGTGAAGATCTTCAAAAATCGTTTTGCTTTTCTCCTGAGTACGAGTGCGAGACGATGGCAACTGATCATCTTCTGGAAGAT GCATCTTTTGCCAAAATATTGGTTCCTCCTGAACAGATAACTGCAAACGGACTTGTCTCAAAAGGAATTTCACTTGAAGAATCGGTTTTGAAGGAGCTTGAAACGGTGACGGCTCAG CTGTCTGATAAGACTCGAATTTGCTTCCGAGATGCATTTTACCGTCTTGCCAAGAACTCGAAACAGAATCCTGTAGCATTAAACCAACAAGGAAACCTCCATGTTCGAACTCATTCTCCGAAGTGGACAATCTCAGAGGAGAAAATAAG GTCTGGGAAAAAGGAAACAACTGAATCAGAGACCAACACCATCGATCGAACTATCGCGAACCTCACCTTCGATAAGATGGATATGAACGTTCGAGACTTTCCGGTTTGCCACACCCGACAACTCTAA
- the LOC107904791 gene encoding protein LNK3 isoform X4 → MTYSCTKLNSWNYLSCLWENHIVMNNSMLGHPMIIEGFGRGSLLEDPTWSEDLQKSFCFSPEYECETMATDHLLEDITANGLVSKGISLEESVLKELETVTAQLSDKTRICFRDAFYRLAKNSKQNPVALNQQGNLHVRTHSPKWTISEEKIRSGKKETTESETNTIDRTIANLTFDKMDMNVRDFPVCHTRQL, encoded by the exons ATGACATATTCTTGTACTAAGCTTAACTCCTGGAATTACCTTTCTTGCCTGTGGGAAAATCATATAGTTATGAATAACAGCATGCTCGGACATCCCATGATAATTGAAGGGTTTGGAAG GGGTTCCTTATTGGAAGATCCTACTTGGAGTGAAGATCTTCAAAAATCGTTTTGCTTTTCTCCTGAGTACGAGTGCGAGACGATGGCAACTGATCATCTTCTGGAAGAT ATAACTGCAAACGGACTTGTCTCAAAAGGAATTTCACTTGAAGAATCGGTTTTGAAGGAGCTTGAAACGGTGACGGCTCAG CTGTCTGATAAGACTCGAATTTGCTTCCGAGATGCATTTTACCGTCTTGCCAAGAACTCGAAACAGAATCCTGTAGCATTAAACCAACAAGGAAACCTCCATGTTCGAACTCATTCTCCGAAGTGGACAATCTCAGAGGAGAAAATAAG GTCTGGGAAAAAGGAAACAACTGAATCAGAGACCAACACCATCGATCGAACTATCGCGAACCTCACCTTCGATAAGATGGATATGAACGTTCGAGACTTTCCGGTTTGCCACACCCGACAACTCTAA
- the LOC107904788 gene encoding uncharacterized protein isoform X2, whose translation MARACAASFPSRGTNVRWRPNACVKINALSQARASATKGSATSFKRLGRVALPMSKSNTMAKRGAAKLRKLKAQIKVTKSIEFDGRISKESLTEFVSRNRK comes from the exons ATGGCTAGAGCATGCGCCGCTTCATTTCCTTCCCGAGGCACAAATGT CCGTTGGAGACCCAACGCATGCGTAAAAATCAACGCTCTCTCACAAGCCCGAGCCTCTGCCACAAAAGGGTCAGCAACATCATTTAAAAG GCTTGGACGTGTAGCCTTACCCATGAGCAAGTCTAATACTATGGCTAAGAGAGGAGCCGCAAAGTTGAGGAAGTTGAAAGCGCAGATAAAAGTGACAAAGTCGATAGAGTTTGATGGTAGGATTAGTAAGGAGTCTCTaacagaatttgtttctagaaataGGAAATAG
- the LOC107904788 gene encoding uncharacterized protein isoform X1, translating into MRRFISFPRHKCASPSTTSRWRPNACVKINALSQARASATKGSATSFKRLGRVALPMSKSNTMAKRGAAKLRKLKAQIKVTKSIEFDGRISKESLTEFVSRNRK; encoded by the exons ATGCGCCGCTTCATTTCCTTCCCGAGGCACAAATGT GCATCCCCTTCCACCACCAGCCGTTGGAGACCCAACGCATGCGTAAAAATCAACGCTCTCTCACAAGCCCGAGCCTCTGCCACAAAAGGGTCAGCAACATCATTTAAAAG GCTTGGACGTGTAGCCTTACCCATGAGCAAGTCTAATACTATGGCTAAGAGAGGAGCCGCAAAGTTGAGGAAGTTGAAAGCGCAGATAAAAGTGACAAAGTCGATAGAGTTTGATGGTAGGATTAGTAAGGAGTCTCTaacagaatttgtttctagaaataGGAAATAG
- the LOC107957445 gene encoding cytosolic sulfotransferase 15, which yields MESKESSLETSTPNVSPSTAASNAYAIGLTQFQGFWIPSSRVPTSSIISFQKYFQALDDDIIVASKPKAGTTWLKALVFTIVNRHSYTLSNTPLNSANPHQLIPFFEIKLYRENSNPDFSKIPSPRLFSTHLPYPMLADSIKHSNCRIIYITRNPFDIVVSLWHFFRFMDDWPVEDCFEMFCRGEEGYGPFWDHVLGYWNMSLEKPSNVLFLRYEELKEDPVAQTKRLAEFLGFPFSIEEEKTGVVNQIVDFCSFKNLKDLEVNKTGKMAETILPNNKLFFRSGKVGDYVNYLTPTAVERFNNILEEKLSGSGLTFK from the coding sequence ATGGAGAGCAAGGAAAGTAGCCTGGAAACATCCACCCCAAATGTCTCACCTTCTACTGCAGCATCTAATGCATATGCGATAGGTTTAACCCAATTCCAAGGCTTTTGGATCCCTTCTTCTCGTGTTCCCACTTCATCCATAATCTCATTTCAGAAATATTTCCAGGCTCTTGATGATGATATCATTGTTGCCTCTAAGCCCAAAGCTGGCACCACTTGGCTCAAGGCTTTGGTGTTTACAATTGTCAACCGTCATTCTTATACGCTCTCAAATACCCCTTTGAACTCTGCAAATCCTCATCAACTGATTCCATTTTTTGAGATCAAGCTTTATAGGGAAAACTCTAATCCTGATTTCTCTAAAATCCCATCCCCAAGGTTGTTTTCTACTCATCTCCCGTATCCAATGCTAGCCGATTCCATCAAACATTCAAATTGCCGAATTATTTATATAACCCGTAATCCGTTTGACATCGTTGTCTCACTTTGGCACTTTTTTAGATTTATGGATGATTGGCCAGTGGAAGACTGTTTTGAGATGTTTTGCAGAGGTGAAGAAGGGTATGGACCCTTTTGGGACCATGTTTTGGGGTACTGGAACATGAGTTTGGAGAAGCCATCGAATGTATTGTTCTTGAGATATGAAGAGTTGAAGGAAGATCCAGTGGCTCAAACAAAGAGATTGGCTGAATTCTTAGGATTTCCTTTCTCCATAGAAGAAGAGAAAACAGGTGTGGTTAACCAAATTGTTGATTTTTGCagtttcaaaaatttgaaagatttGGAGGTCAACAAAACTGGAAAAATGGCAGAAACAATATTACCTAATAATAAGTTATTTTTCAGGAGTGGAAAAGTGGGTGATTATGTTAATTATCTCACTCCTACTGCTGTGGAACGTTTCAATAACattttagaagaaaaattaaGTGGATCTGGTTTAACATTCAAGTAA
- the LOC121217139 gene encoding cytosolic sulfotransferase 14, which yields MESKESSLETSTPNVSPSAAASNAYALGLTQFQGFWIPSSRVPTSSIISFQKYFQALDDDIIVASKPKAGTTWLKALVFTIVNRHSYTLSNIPLNSVNPHQLIQFFYGGGEVRGGCSGGGNNGNGSGEEEEELLNTLLNSANPHQLISHFEIKFYKENPNLDLSKIPSPRVFSTHLPYSMLVDSIKRSNCRIVYITRNPFDIVVSLWHFVRGVHNLPDWPLEDCFEMFCRGEESYGPFWDHALGYWNMSVEKPSNILFMRYEELKEDSVAQTKRLAEFLRFPFSLEEEKTGVVNQIIDFCSFNNLKDLEVNKTGKMPRSIIPSLIPSHRSGKVGDYINHLSPTAVERLSNVLKEKLSESSLTFN from the exons ATGGAGAGCAAGGAAAGTAGCCTGGAAACATCCACCCCAAATGTCTCACCTTCTGCTGCAGCATCTAATGCATATGCGCTAGGTTTAACCCAATTCCAAGGCTTTTGGATCCCTTCTTCTCGTGTTCCCACTTCATCCATAATCTCATTTCAGAAATATTTCCAGGCTCTTGATGATGATATCATTGTTGCCTCTAAGCCCAAAGCTGGCACCACTTGGCTCAAGGCTTTGGTGTTTACAATTGTCAACCGTCATTCTTATACGCTCTCAAATATCCCTTTGAACTCTGTAAATCCTCATCAACTGATTCAATTTTTTT atggaGGAGGTGAAGTTAGAGGTGGCTGTAGTGGCGGAGGTAACAATGGTAATGGCAGTggggaagaagaagaggag CTCTTAAATACCCTTTTGAACTCTGCAAATCCTCATCAACTAATTTCAcattttgaaatcaaattttataagGAAAACCCTAATCTCGATCTCTCTAAAATCCCATCCCCAAGGGTGTTTTCTACTCATCTCCCGTATTCAATGCTAGTCGATTCCATCAAACGTTCAAATTGCCGGATTGTTTATATAACCCGTAATCCGTTTGATATCGTTGTCTCACTTTGGCACTTTGTAAGAGGCGTGCATAATTTGCCTGATTGGCCATTGGAGGACTGTTTTGAGATGTTTTGCAGAGGTGAAGAATCGTATGGACCCTTTTGGGACCATGCTTTAGGATACTGGAACATGAGTGTGGAGAAGCCATCGAATATATTGTTTATGAGATATGAAGAACTGAAGGAAGATTCAGTGGCTCAAACAAAGAGATTGGCTGAATTCTTAAGATTTcctttctccttggaagaagagaAAACAGGTGTGGTTaaccaaattattgatttttgcAGTTTCAACAATTTGAAAGATTTGGAGGTCAACAAAACTGGGAAGATGCCAAGATCTATAATACCta GTCTAATACCTAGTCATAGGAGTGGGAAAGTGGGTGATTATATTAATCATCTCTCTCCTACTGCTGTGGAACGTTTAAGCAATGTTTTGAAAGAAAAACTAAGTGAATCTAGTTTAACTTTCAACTAA